The Azospirillum fermentarium genomic sequence GGTCCCTGGGCGTTGTCTTCTACCAGATACAGCCCGCGTGCATCGGCCAAGGCCCGCAGCTCGGCCAGGCGGGCGGGATGGCCGAAGAGGTTGACGGCCAGGATCGCGCGGGTCCGGGGGGTGATGGCCGCTGCCACCTGCGCCGGGTCGAGGCAGAAGGTCTCCGGCTCGATGTCGACGAATACCGGGATGCCGCCGTAGATCAGGGGGGCCATCGCCGTCGCCGACATGGTGTAGGGCGGTACGATGACCTCGTCCCCCGGCTCCAGGCCGATGGCGCCCATGGCCGCGTACAAGCCGGAGGTGGCGGAATTGACGGTGACCGCGTAGCGGCAGCCGAAATGCCCGCACCACTGGCGTTCCAGTTCGCGGACCATGGGGCCTCCGTCAAACTCGGGGCCATCGACGGCGATGAAGCCGGACAGGACGCCGCTGTCCATCACCTCCAGGACACGGGCACGTTCCAGCGGGCCGATCTGGTTGTAGGGGGCCAGCGGCGCGCCGATCACCGGCGTTCCGCCCAGCAGGGCCAAGTCGTTGCTCGTCATGCTATGGTTCTCTCCGGGGGCAGAGACAGGGCCTTGCGTCGCAGGCTGTCGCACAAATGTTCCGCGGCCACCGCTTCGACGCCGCCGCAAGGGGGGACCGTGCCGTATGCCACTGCCTGGTACAGGGCATCGACGGCCGCCGGCAACGCCTGGTCCAGTCCGGTGTCCGTCACCGTCCCGGCGGCGTCGATCTGGCGAAATCCGGGGAAGCGGCGGCTGTCCTCAACCGGCTGGCGCCGCAGGCGGAAACCGAAATCTTCCATGTCGATCCGGCCGCATGGGGTGACGATCTGCGCTTCGAACAGGGCATAGTGTTCGTGGCCCGCGCCCACCAGATAGACCGGCGCGCCGGCGGCGGTGTACAGCACGGCGTCTACCGTGGGATCGTCGGGCCGGTAATCCGGCCGGGACCGCAGCACCGGGCCGTCGGTCAGCGGTCCGAGCAGGAAGCGGAGCAGATCGACCATGTGCGCGCCGTTGTGGCGGATGCCTTTGGTATAGGTGGCGGTGACGTGCTGGACCGGTCCCCAGACGCCAGACTCCAGCTCTGCCGCAAGCGCACGGATCCCTGGCGCGAAACGGCGGCTGTAGTTGACCAGCAACGTCTTGCCCGCCTGCGTCCAGGCGGCGGCCACCGCCGCGCCACGGACCGGATCGGTGGTCATGGGCTTTTCGCACAGCGCGCCGCGCACCGGGGCATGCAGAAGGCGCTCCAACTGGGGCGTGTGGGCGTGGTCGGGAGAGCACACGCTGACCACGTCGAAGACAGTGCCGCTGGCGAGCGCGGCTTCCAAGTCGGCGAAACCCTGCGGAATGCCCCAATGCTCCATGAAGGCGGTGCGCCGCGCCGTGTCCGGTTCGACGCAGCCCAGCAGCCGGAAGCCGGGATGCGCGCGGTAGGCGCCGGCATGGCTGAACACACCGGCGCTCCGCCGTTGCGGCATGGCGCTGTCGTAGCCGCCGGCGATCTGGCCGCAGCCGACGACCAGCGCGTTCAGCACCGGCAGCGGCCTGGCGGTGCCCGCTGTCGGGCGGTCAGACATAGCGTTGGCGTACCATGCTGTTGACGGCGCGAAGGTCCGGCCGGCCGTCCAGGAAGCGTAGGATGTCGGCCAGGGTGAAGGCAGGGCCGGCGGCGGGATAGAGTGCCTCGAACACCGCGGAGATCAGGGTGTAGTCCTCTACGGTGTCCAAGGTCAGCCGCAGGCCAGGGTCGGCGAGGGCGGGCCGGGGCGGGCAGTCGGCCAAGCTGTAGAGCTGGGGATTGCGGTAGATGAACAGGCTGACGTGTTCATGATCCACCGGGTCGTCAGAGCGCCGTGCCACGTCCTCCAGAATGGTGGTGGCGAAGGCCTGGGTCTCCATCCCCAGAGGATAGCGCCGTCCTTCCAGGAAGTTGGACACGTAATCCACGCCGCTTTCGCGGTAGCGGGCAATCACATCCTCCACCACGCCGGGGTCGATCAGCGGGCAGTCGCCGGTGATTTCGACGATGACGTCCACCTCATGGGCGCGGGACGCTTCCAGGACACGGGTCAGCACGTCCTCCTCGCTGCCACGGTAGCAATCAACCCCGAGCCGCCGGGCCAGCGCCTCCACCGGGTCGTCGGTGGCGTTGACGGTGGTGGCGATGACGATGCCCGCTAGCGACGGCACACGGCGCAGCCGCTCCACCATCAGCTCCAGCATGGGTTTGCCGACGGCCGGCAGCAGCACCTTTCCGGGAAGACGGGTCGAGGTCATACGCGCTTCGATGATGGCGCAGAAACGCAACGGCGGGGCCATGGCTCTTCCAGACAGCTACCGGGACAGCCCACGATAGAGCCGTGCCTGCACACGCCGCAAGGGGGCAGGATGCGTTTTCCCCGAGTGGACGGGCAACTTCCATGTTCTGCACCGGGGGGCTGAACGGGATCGGACGCGTGCCGCATGTCCACGGAACCCTGGCTGTTCAGGCCCACTCCACCCACCACATCACCGCCGCATTCGATGCCCAGTGCTACGCGGCAGTCATAACGAGTTTGACGTGCCGTACCCTTACGAAGATCCGGTTGCACGCGAGGGCTGCCGTCGCTGCACGTCACGGGTCTTTCGCCGGGGGCAGCTCATGGCGTCCGGGGCGGCGGAACGGCAGCCGGGAGTGTTCCCCGTGCGGACCGGCGGTGTTCCAGCATCCGCATGTCCGCGTCACAGGCGTTCAGGAAACGGAGGCTGGCGTGAAACTCGCCCCACAGATCCTCCAGCAGATCGTCGGGCGTTGAGGCCGCCGTGGGACCGTTCCAGTCCGCCGGGCTGTCAACGTAGCGCAAAGCGTCGTGGACGTTTCCTGCCGGCGCGGACCCTCCGGCGGCGATCAGGCCGCAGACCGTCAGGGCGTAACGGCTTGACGGCACCAGAATCCGTCCCGGTTCGTCGAGGAAGGCTTCGAGTCTGGCCAGGGGCACCACGGCCAGGTTGGCGTACTCGTCGTGCGACCGGCGTGCAAAGGCCGCTTCAACGTCCTCCACCGAAAGATCAAGGGCCAGTTCGATGAAGATATCGTGCACATGGCTTTCGTCGTCAGCCAGCACCAGCAGCGGGGTTTCTGAAGCCACGGTTTCCGGGCCGAGGTTCACCTCTTCCGAGAGCTCCTCCAAGACTTGGCGGCGCAGGCTGAGTCCATCGCCCGACGGTTCGCGGGCATGCGGAGAAAAGCCGCCGGCGGGCACCAATTCCCATTGATCGGCACCTTGCGATACCGACTTGGTGCGTTGGCCGAACAGAAGCCCTTCCGGTGTGTGGGTAATGCCGGTGACGGCCAGAGGTCGTATGGACAGCCAGGGAAAAAGGGATGGATCGCGGAGCTGGGCCAGAAAATCACGGTACTCGACAAAGCGTCCGGTCAGCCGTCCTTCGGCAACCTGCGCCTCCACATCCGGGCCCGTGATGCTGAACAATTGTCCGTTGAACAGCTTTCCATGCCGCCGTTCCATTTCCTGCTGCCAGATGGCCTCGATACGGGCTTCGATTTCCGGCTGCCGCGGGGTGGCCGCGGCACCGGCATCCTGAACGGCAAAGTCTGCTGGAAGCTGGAACGCACGGAAGGTCGGATAGGCCATGATGGTGCCGTTTCCCAAATGGACGCAGAAGGCCGGCCTGACCATACTCCCGGCGCCCGCCGCGGAGCCACCGGACTCTCGCGCGGCCTCAGGGGCTGCACCCCGGTCTCGAGAGCGGATCGGAGCCGACGGCGTTGGAATAGGCAGGATCACCGCGTCCAGCCCATGACCCGCGCCATGGCCGGTCAGGACAGCAGCGACCGGTAGAGATCGCGATAACGCGATGCCATAACCTCCAGCGTGTGCTCCCGTTCGATACGGGCGCGGGCCATGCGGCCCATGGCCGCCAGATGGGCCGGATCGGCGAGGGCGGTGGCCAGGGCGGCGGACAGCGCCTCGGTATCGGCAGGCGGGGCGAGATAGCCGGTTTCACCGGG encodes the following:
- a CDS encoding Gfo/Idh/MocA family protein; this encodes MSDRPTAGTARPLPVLNALVVGCGQIAGGYDSAMPQRRSAGVFSHAGAYRAHPGFRLLGCVEPDTARRTAFMEHWGIPQGFADLEAALASGTVFDVVSVCSPDHAHTPQLERLLHAPVRGALCEKPMTTDPVRGAAVAAAWTQAGKTLLVNYSRRFAPGIRALAAELESGVWGPVQHVTATYTKGIRHNGAHMVDLLRFLLGPLTDGPVLRSRPDYRPDDPTVDAVLYTAAGAPVYLVGAGHEHYALFEAQIVTPCGRIDMEDFGFRLRRQPVEDSRRFPGFRQIDAAGTVTDTGLDQALPAAVDALYQAVAYGTVPPCGGVEAVAAEHLCDSLRRKALSLPPERTIA
- a CDS encoding glycosyltransferase family protein, translated to MAPPLRFCAIIEARMTSTRLPGKVLLPAVGKPMLELMVERLRRVPSLAGIVIATTVNATDDPVEALARRLGVDCYRGSEEDVLTRVLEASRAHEVDVIVEITGDCPLIDPGVVEDVIARYRESGVDYVSNFLEGRRYPLGMETQAFATTILEDVARRSDDPVDHEHVSLFIYRNPQLYSLADCPPRPALADPGLRLTLDTVEDYTLISAVFEALYPAAGPAFTLADILRFLDGRPDLRAVNSMVRQRYV